One genomic window of Sphingomonas sp. C3-2 includes the following:
- the apaG gene encoding Co2+/Mg2+ efflux protein ApaG, with the protein MKALFPYAETTRGITVRVSVSYLAEQSEPDQGRWFWAYHIRIENDAPMAVQLLTRHWVITDGRGARHSVEGEGVVGEQPMIAPGASYDYVSGCPLGTPTGVMQGSYHMIGEDGSTFDVKIPRFPLVAPVTAQ; encoded by the coding sequence GTGAAGGCGCTCTTCCCCTATGCGGAAACCACCCGGGGCATCACGGTCCGGGTTTCGGTGAGCTATCTGGCCGAGCAGTCGGAGCCCGATCAGGGGCGCTGGTTCTGGGCCTATCATATCCGCATAGAGAATGACGCGCCGATGGCGGTCCAGCTTCTCACCCGCCACTGGGTCATCACCGATGGGCGCGGCGCGCGCCATTCGGTGGAGGGCGAGGGCGTTGTCGGCGAACAGCCGATGATCGCCCCCGGCGCCTCTTACGACTATGTGTCCGGCTGTCCGCTCGGCACGCCCACCGGGGTGATGCAGGGCAGCTATCACATGATTGGCGAGGATGGCTCGACCTTCGATGTGAAGATTCCGCGTTTCCCTCTGGTCGCGCCCGTGACCGCGCAATGA
- a CDS encoding LysR family transcriptional regulator, protein MKRTHLPLNGLRVLDAAARHLSFTRAADELAVTPAAVGQQIRALEDTLGVVLFRRTAKGLELTPEGEAGLDALRAGFLQFEESVRAMQAGQSSKSLTIAAPRDFTAKWLAARLADYGRSDPEIRFTLIASEGDLDFTEANLDLAIRLAEGPGENEGAKLLDGRFVTVAAPRDAADGRIAWPGCPADEDSPALRVGDAGLAIDAAANGFGRTCVPELLANADIASGRVVALGETRPSPLAYWLIAPLPQWRQKKVKALVEALTN, encoded by the coding sequence ATGAAGCGTACCCATCTTCCGCTGAACGGCCTGCGCGTGCTCGATGCCGCTGCCCGGCATCTGAGCTTCACCCGCGCGGCGGATGAGCTGGCGGTGACGCCGGCGGCCGTGGGGCAGCAGATCCGCGCGCTCGAAGACACGTTGGGCGTCGTCCTGTTCCGCCGCACCGCCAAGGGGCTGGAATTGACGCCCGAGGGGGAAGCAGGGCTCGATGCGCTGCGCGCGGGTTTCCTCCAGTTCGAGGAATCGGTGCGCGCCATGCAGGCGGGCCAGTCGTCCAAGTCGCTCACCATCGCCGCGCCGCGCGATTTCACCGCCAAATGGCTCGCCGCGCGACTGGCCGATTATGGCCGCAGCGACCCCGAAATCCGCTTCACGCTGATCGCCAGCGAAGGCGATCTCGATTTCACCGAGGCCAATCTCGATCTCGCCATCCGCCTTGCCGAAGGGCCGGGCGAAAATGAAGGCGCCAAGCTGCTCGACGGCCGTTTCGTCACCGTCGCCGCGCCCAGGGACGCCGCCGATGGCCGGATCGCCTGGCCGGGATGCCCCGCCGATGAGGATAGCCCCGCGCTGCGCGTGGGCGATGCCGGGCTGGCCATCGATGCCGCCGCCAACGGCTTTGGGCGCACCTGCGTGCCCGAACTGCTCGCGAACGCGGACATCGCCTCGGGGCGCGTCGTGGCGCTGGGCGAGACGCGGCCGTCGCCGCTTGCGTACTGGCTCATCGCGCCGCTGCCGCAATGGCGCCAGAAAAAGGTGAAGGCGCTGGTCGAGGCGCTGACCAACTGA
- a CDS encoding GNAT family N-acetyltransferase, with product MLPTLRTERLVLRPLVTADAEAMHVALSDVDLMRWWSSAPHRDLEETRAYVAANAEQADWLTWAITKDGGEALGWVVLGDCRPGVRELGYILRRAAWGQGLAREAVSAVLSHGFGEMALRRICADVDPDNHASVALLKTLGFRQEGHLRAEWETHIGVRDSLIFGLLAGEWR from the coding sequence ATGCTGCCGACATTGCGGACGGAACGGCTCGTCCTGCGTCCGCTGGTCACGGCCGATGCCGAGGCGATGCATGTCGCGCTTTCGGATGTCGACCTGATGCGCTGGTGGTCCAGCGCGCCGCACCGCGATCTGGAAGAGACGCGCGCCTATGTCGCGGCCAATGCCGAGCAGGCCGACTGGCTGACCTGGGCGATCACCAAAGATGGCGGCGAGGCGCTGGGCTGGGTGGTGCTTGGCGACTGCCGCCCCGGCGTGCGCGAGCTGGGCTATATCCTGCGCCGCGCGGCATGGGGGCAGGGGCTGGCGCGCGAGGCGGTGTCCGCCGTGCTCTCCCACGGCTTTGGCGAAATGGCGCTGCGCCGCATCTGTGCCGATGTCGATCCCGACAACCATGCCTCGGTCGCGCTGCTCAAGACGCTCGGATTTCGGCAGGAAGGCCATTTGCGCGCCGAATGGGAAACGCATATCGGTGTACGCGACAGCCTGATCTTCGGGTTGCTGGCAGGAGAATGGCGATGA
- a CDS encoding c-type cytochrome: MRIVSGLAGALFLTACGQPQPAAEQPDTAPSASQTATAQRPPAFQQCAVCHADTPGAPRRSGPNLHGVMGSKAGTVPADFAFSDGMKKAGFTWDRAKMDAFIENPAVVVPGTRMVFRGEKDPARREAIVDYLETLK, encoded by the coding sequence ATGCGTATCGTTTCCGGGCTTGCCGGCGCCCTGTTCCTCACCGCCTGCGGCCAGCCCCAGCCGGCTGCCGAGCAACCTGACACCGCGCCCAGCGCATCGCAGACGGCCACGGCACAACGCCCGCCGGCCTTCCAGCAATGCGCGGTCTGCCATGCCGACACGCCGGGCGCACCGCGCAGGAGCGGCCCCAATCTGCACGGCGTGATGGGCAGCAAGGCGGGCACCGTCCCCGCCGACTTCGCCTTTTCGGACGGCATGAAAAAGGCGGGCTTCACCTGGGACCGCGCAAAGATGGATGCCTTTATCGAGAACCCTGCCGTCGTTGTTCCCGGAACGCGCATGGTATTTCGCGGCGAGAAAGACCCCGCGCGGCGCGAGGCGATCGTCGATTATCTCGAAACGCTGAAGTAA
- the parE gene encoding DNA topoisomerase IV subunit B encodes MSDDLFASVPQTTATYDASAIEVLEGLEPVRRRPGMYIGGTDERALHHLAAEVLDNAMDEAVAGHANRIEVTLEPGNRLTITDNGRGIPVDPHPKFPDKSALEVIMTTLHSGGKFAGKAYATSGGLHGVGVSVVNALSSDTVIEVARNKEVYRQCFSRGAVLGPLERVGQTQNRRGTSVSFVPDTQIFGEMQFKPARLHKLVRSKAYLFAGVEIRWKCAPELISDDTPVEAVFQFPGGLGDHLREQIGDRECATTEFFTGNQDFPDEQGRVEWAVAWPLWSEGSYSWYCNTIPTPDGGTHETGMRAALVKGIRAFGDLVGQKKAKDITAEDVATGAELMLSVFIRDPQFQSQTKDRLTSPEAARLVEAAVRDHFDHYLSANMERGKALLGLILDRMDERMRRKAEREVKRKTATSGRKLRLPGKLTDCSADDPAGTEIFIVEGDSAGGSAKQARDRKTQAILPIRGKILNVASANSAKILANQEIADLIQAIGCGTRDKCNPENLRYERIVIMTDADVDGAHIATLLMTFFFQEMAELVRRGHLYLAQPPLYRLVAGGKSAYARDDEHRAELEKTMFKGKKIEVSRFKGLGEMNPQQLRETTMDPQTRTMIRITLPQEYEERAGVRDLVNRLMGKNPEHRFHFIQENAARVDEEVIDA; translated from the coding sequence ATGTCAGACGACCTGTTCGCATCCGTCCCGCAAACCACTGCAACCTATGATGCCTCGGCCATCGAAGTGCTTGAGGGGCTTGAGCCGGTGCGTCGGCGCCCGGGCATGTATATCGGCGGCACCGACGAGCGCGCGCTCCATCATCTGGCGGCCGAGGTGCTCGACAATGCGATGGACGAAGCGGTGGCGGGCCATGCCAACCGAATCGAGGTGACGCTTGAGCCCGGAAACCGGCTGACGATCACCGATAATGGCCGCGGCATCCCGGTCGATCCGCACCCCAAATTCCCCGACAAGTCGGCGCTTGAAGTGATCATGACGACGCTCCATTCGGGCGGCAAGTTCGCGGGCAAGGCCTATGCCACCTCGGGCGGCCTGCACGGCGTGGGCGTGAGCGTGGTCAACGCGCTGTCGTCGGACACGGTGATCGAGGTTGCGCGCAACAAGGAAGTCTACCGCCAGTGCTTTTCGCGCGGCGCGGTGCTCGGCCCGCTCGAACGCGTGGGGCAGACGCAGAACCGGCGCGGCACCAGCGTATCCTTTGTCCCCGACACGCAGATCTTTGGCGAAATGCAGTTCAAGCCCGCGCGGCTGCACAAGCTGGTCCGGTCCAAGGCCTATCTGTTCGCAGGCGTCGAGATTCGCTGGAAATGCGCGCCCGAGCTGATTTCGGACGACACCCCGGTCGAAGCCGTGTTCCAGTTCCCCGGCGGGCTTGGCGACCATCTGCGTGAGCAGATCGGCGACCGCGAATGCGCGACGACCGAGTTCTTTACGGGCAATCAGGATTTTCCCGACGAACAGGGCCGCGTCGAATGGGCGGTGGCGTGGCCGCTCTGGTCCGAGGGCAGCTATAGCTGGTATTGCAACACCATCCCCACCCCCGATGGCGGCACGCACGAAACCGGGATGCGCGCCGCGCTGGTCAAGGGCATCCGCGCCTTCGGCGATCTCGTCGGCCAGAAAAAGGCCAAGGACATCACCGCCGAGGACGTGGCGACGGGCGCCGAGCTCATGCTGTCCGTCTTCATCCGCGATCCGCAGTTCCAGAGCCAGACCAAGGACCGGCTGACGAGCCCCGAGGCCGCGCGTTTGGTCGAAGCTGCGGTGCGCGATCATTTCGATCATTATCTGTCGGCGAACATGGAGCGCGGCAAGGCGCTCCTCGGCCTGATCCTCGACCGGATGGACGAACGCATGCGCCGCAAGGCCGAGCGCGAGGTGAAGCGCAAGACCGCGACCTCAGGCCGCAAGCTGCGCCTGCCCGGCAAGCTGACCGATTGCTCGGCCGACGATCCGGCGGGCACCGAAATCTTCATCGTCGAAGGCGACAGCGCCGGCGGCTCGGCCAAGCAGGCGCGTGACCGCAAGACACAGGCGATCCTGCCCATTCGCGGCAAAATCCTGAACGTCGCTTCAGCCAATTCGGCCAAGATCCTCGCCAATCAGGAAATCGCCGACCTCATCCAGGCGATCGGCTGTGGCACGCGCGACAAGTGCAATCCTGAAAATCTGCGCTACGAACGCATCGTCATCATGACCGACGCGGATGTCGACGGCGCGCATATCGCCACGCTGCTGATGACCTTTTTCTTCCAGGAAATGGCCGAACTCGTCCGGCGCGGACACCTCTATCTCGCCCAGCCGCCGCTCTACCGGCTCGTGGCGGGCGGCAAGAGCGCCTATGCGCGCGACGACGAGCACCGCGCCGAGCTCGAAAAGACGATGTTCAAGGGCAAGAAGATCGAGGTCAGCCGCTTCAAGGGCCTTGGTGAGATGAACCCGCAACAGCTGCGCGAAACCACCATGGATCCCCAGACGCGCACGATGATCCGCATCACGCTGCCGCAGGAATATGAGGAGCGCGCGGGCGTGCGCGATCTCGTCAACCGGCTGATGGGCAAGAATCCCGAGCACCGCTTCCATTTCATCCAGGAAAATGCGGCGCGCGTGGACGAAGAGGTTATCGACGCCTGA
- a CDS encoding GcrA family cell cycle regulator, giving the protein MAWTDERIDQLKAMWEKGMTASQIAEELGGVSRNAVIGKAHRLGLQSRPSPVKDKDGKAPAKKAAPAKKVEAAPPPPPPPPAPAPVAAPKPAPQPAPQAAAPAPRPAPAAPAGTAPQPAVVSDGSPVLRSVGPGGFLRQGPGDQQAPIPPAPPRRLVPAKPSAEIAGKTSLLDLNDRICKWPIGHPGEPDFHFCGDKVNAGFPYCVEHCGHAYQAQLPRRDRRPPPPMPFGAPRVR; this is encoded by the coding sequence ATGGCCTGGACCGACGAACGCATCGATCAATTGAAGGCGATGTGGGAAAAAGGCATGACCGCGAGCCAGATCGCCGAGGAACTCGGCGGTGTGAGCCGCAACGCCGTGATCGGCAAGGCGCACCGCCTTGGCCTGCAGTCACGCCCGTCGCCCGTGAAGGACAAGGACGGCAAGGCGCCTGCGAAAAAGGCCGCGCCTGCAAAGAAGGTAGAGGCCGCGCCTCCACCACCTCCGCCGCCGCCCGCGCCGGCCCCGGTGGCAGCGCCCAAGCCGGCCCCGCAGCCCGCACCGCAGGCAGCCGCTCCGGCCCCGCGCCCCGCGCCCGCAGCCCCGGCGGGCACGGCACCGCAGCCCGCCGTCGTCAGCGACGGTTCGCCCGTGCTGCGTTCGGTTGGCCCCGGTGGCTTTTTGCGTCAGGGCCCCGGCGACCAGCAGGCCCCGATTCCGCCTGCCCCGCCGCGCCGCCTGGTTCCGGCCAAGCCGAGCGCCGAGATTGCAGGCAAGACCAGCCTGCTCGACCTCAACGACCGCATCTGCAAATGGCCGATCGGCCATCCGGGTGAGCCCGATTTCCATTTCTGCGGCGACAAGGTGAACGCTGGTTTCCCTTACTGCGTCGAACATTGCGGCCATGCGTATCAGGCGCAGCTGCCGCGCCGCGATCGTCGTCCGCCGCCGCCAATGCCCTTCGGCGCGCCGCGCGTTCGCTGA
- a CDS encoding ABC transporter permease — protein sequence MMSQPESAIRSEPGVPVIRNVNWGGLRALYIKEVRRFFKVQLQTIWAPAITTLLFLVIFTVALGGSGRTVLGVPFADFIAPGLIVMGMMQNAFANSSFSLLVGKIQGTIVDYLMPPLSTSELLAALTGGAVTRAVLVGLAVWVAMAFWPGVHVTPKHPWAIIWFGLMGALFLSFLGVLTSIWAEKFDHAAAVTNFVVAPLSLLSGTFYSVDKLAPVFQTISHANPFFYIISGFRYGFLSEADSPVLFGALLLLGINMAMGLLCYALLRRGWKIRN from the coding sequence ATGATGAGCCAGCCTGAATCAGCGATCCGCAGCGAACCGGGCGTTCCGGTGATCCGCAATGTCAACTGGGGCGGGCTCCGCGCCCTTTATATCAAGGAGGTGCGGCGTTTCTTCAAGGTCCAGCTCCAGACAATCTGGGCGCCGGCGATTACCACGCTGCTTTTCCTTGTCATTTTTACGGTTGCGCTGGGCGGAAGCGGGCGCACCGTGCTGGGCGTGCCCTTTGCCGATTTCATCGCGCCGGGGCTGATCGTCATGGGCATGATGCAGAACGCCTTCGCCAATTCCAGCTTTTCGCTGCTCGTCGGCAAGATCCAGGGCACGATCGTCGATTATCTGATGCCGCCGCTCTCTACCTCCGAACTGCTCGCCGCGCTCACCGGTGGCGCGGTGACGCGCGCCGTGCTCGTCGGGCTTGCCGTCTGGGTGGCGATGGCCTTTTGGCCGGGCGTGCATGTGACGCCCAAACACCCCTGGGCGATTATCTGGTTCGGGCTGATGGGCGCGCTGTTCCTCAGCTTTCTGGGTGTTCTCACCTCGATCTGGGCGGAAAAGTTCGATCATGCGGCCGCCGTCACCAATTTCGTTGTCGCGCCCCTCTCGCTTCTGTCGGGCACCTTCTACTCGGTCGACAAGCTGGCGCCGGTTTTCCAGACGATCAGCCATGCCAATCCCTTTTTCTACATCATCTCGGGCTTTCGCTACGGTTTTCTGAGCGAGGCGGATTCGCCCGTGCTGTTCGGCGCGCTGCTGCTGCTCGGCATCAACATGGCGATGGGTCTGCTCTGTTACGCGCTGCTGCGTCGGGGCTGGAAGATCCGCAACTGA
- a CDS encoding aspartate aminotransferase family protein — translation MTITPLMPVYPRCDVRPVRGEGCYLIGERGERYLDFASGIAVNLLGHGHPHLTKALQDQAATLMHVSNLYGSPQGEAFAQRLVDNTFADTVFFTNSGAEAVECAIKTARRYHYAKGNPHKHDLITFNNAFHGRTLGTISATNQEKMRDGFEPLLPGFSYAPFDDLDAVKALINENTAGFLLEPIQGEGGIRPASDEFMQGLRALADEHDLMLILDEVQCGVARTGTLYAYEQYGITPDILATAKGIGGGFPMGACLATEKAAAGMVFGTHGSTYGGNPFAMAAGQAVFDVILEPGFLDHVKKTGERLVQALEQFIPNHPELFEGVRGRGLMLGVKMKSDSRAFVAHLRKHGLLTVAGGDNIVRVLPPLVIGEEHINEFIEKLSAGAASYGAPVE, via the coding sequence ATGACGATTACCCCCCTCATGCCCGTTTACCCGCGGTGTGATGTGCGGCCGGTCCGAGGGGAGGGGTGCTACCTTATCGGGGAACGAGGCGAACGCTATCTCGACTTCGCGAGCGGTATCGCGGTCAACCTTCTCGGCCATGGCCATCCGCACCTGACCAAGGCGCTGCAGGATCAGGCGGCGACGCTCATGCACGTGTCGAACCTGTATGGCAGCCCGCAGGGTGAGGCCTTTGCGCAGCGTCTTGTCGACAACACCTTTGCCGACACCGTCTTCTTCACCAATTCGGGTGCCGAAGCGGTCGAGTGCGCGATCAAGACCGCGCGGCGGTATCATTACGCCAAGGGCAATCCGCACAAGCATGATCTGATCACGTTCAACAATGCGTTTCACGGCCGTACGCTCGGCACGATCAGCGCGACCAACCAGGAAAAGATGCGCGACGGTTTCGAACCGCTGCTCCCCGGCTTCTCCTATGCGCCTTTCGACGATCTCGACGCGGTAAAGGCGCTGATCAACGAGAATACGGCGGGCTTCCTGCTCGAACCGATTCAGGGCGAAGGCGGTATCCGCCCGGCCAGCGACGAATTCATGCAGGGCCTGCGCGCGCTGGCGGACGAGCATGATCTGATGCTGATCCTCGATGAGGTTCAGTGCGGCGTCGCGCGGACGGGCACGCTCTATGCCTATGAACAATACGGCATCACGCCCGATATTCTGGCGACCGCCAAGGGCATTGGCGGCGGGTTCCCGATGGGCGCCTGCCTGGCCACCGAAAAGGCGGCGGCCGGCATGGTGTTCGGCACCCATGGTTCCACCTATGGCGGCAATCCGTTCGCCATGGCGGCGGGCCAGGCGGTGTTCGACGTGATCCTCGAACCCGGCTTCCTCGATCATGTGAAGAAGACCGGCGAACGCCTTGTCCAGGCGCTGGAACAGTTCATTCCGAACCATCCCGAACTGTTCGAGGGCGTGCGCGGCCGCGGCCTGATGCTCGGCGTCAAGATGAAGAGCGACAGTCGCGCCTTTGTGGCGCATCTGCGCAAGCACGGCCTGCTCACCGTCGCCGGCGGTGACAATATCGTGCGCGTCCTGCCGCCGCTCGTCATTGGCGAGGAACATATCAACGAATTCATCGAAAAGCTTTCGGCTGGCGCCGCAAGCTATGGGGCACCTGTCGAATGA
- the argF gene encoding ornithine carbamoyltransferase: MTRHFIDLSDAGGDAIAAMLNDALERKAARAGRPKGAADPDAPLAGHVLAMVFEKNSTRTRVSFDMAIRQLGGTSVVMHAGSMQLGRGETIADTARVLSRYCDAIMIRTDDHAKIREMAEHATVPVINGLTDASHPCQIMADLLTVIEDGKALPGSKWAWLGDGNNVLHSIVEAAGLMKFDVMIGCPEGYDPDESYVAEARARGANITITRDAAEAARGADVVVTDTWISMGQEHAEAKLAAMMPYQVSEALMAEAKPDAAFLHCLPAHRGEEVVEAVIDGPRSLIWDEAENRLHAQKSVLLWSLGKLG; encoded by the coding sequence ATGACCCGGCATTTCATCGATCTTTCCGACGCGGGCGGCGATGCGATCGCCGCGATGCTGAACGATGCGCTTGAACGCAAGGCGGCCCGTGCGGGCCGCCCCAAGGGCGCGGCCGATCCCGATGCACCGCTCGCCGGCCATGTGCTCGCGATGGTCTTCGAAAAGAATTCGACGCGTACGCGCGTGTCGTTCGACATGGCGATCCGCCAGCTCGGCGGCACCTCGGTCGTCATGCACGCCGGTTCGATGCAGCTGGGGCGCGGCGAAACCATTGCCGATACCGCACGCGTGCTTTCGCGGTACTGCGACGCGATCATGATCCGCACCGACGATCACGCCAAGATCCGCGAAATGGCCGAACACGCCACCGTTCCGGTCATCAACGGGCTCACCGATGCCTCGCACCCGTGCCAGATCATGGCCGATCTGCTGACCGTGATCGAAGATGGCAAGGCGCTGCCGGGCAGCAAATGGGCGTGGCTGGGCGATGGCAACAACGTCCTCCATTCGATCGTCGAAGCGGCCGGGCTAATGAAGTTCGACGTAATGATCGGTTGCCCCGAGGGTTATGATCCCGACGAAAGCTATGTCGCTGAAGCGCGCGCGCGCGGCGCGAACATCACCATCACGCGCGACGCCGCCGAGGCCGCGCGCGGCGCCGATGTCGTCGTGACCGATACCTGGATCTCGATGGGGCAGGAGCATGCCGAGGCCAAACTGGCCGCGATGATGCCCTATCAGGTGAGCGAGGCGCTGATGGCCGAGGCCAAGCCCGACGCCGCCTTCCTCCACTGTCTGCCCGCGCACCGCGGCGAGGAAGTGGTGGAGGCCGTGATCGACGGTCCGCGCTCGCTGATCTGGGACGAGGCGGAGAACCGCCTGCATGCGCAGAAATCGGTTCTGCTCTGGTCGCTGGGCAAGCTCGGTTGA
- a CDS encoding Hsp33 family molecular chaperone HslO encodes MSQESHFQADIDRVLGFAIPSRNARGRVARVGGVLDQVLSAHGYPPAIEKVLAEALALTALLGSTLKDEGGQMTLQAQTEDGVIDLLVCDYRAGELRGYVKFDEERVASVPADPILADLFGKGYLAVTFDQAVSGERYQGIVPLEGASLAEAAQNYFCQSEQIPTVIRLGTVQSGAEGCRAGGLMLQYLPEGEEGRERLSIRQEHPEWDHVRMLGETTSVEEMTDPALPLETLIWRLFNEEEEVRVLGGPVLTRGCRCDPVYIGNVLAKFPEEERVEMADADGFIRVDCAFCARNFPIPARSVAA; translated from the coding sequence TTGTCGCAAGAGTCGCATTTTCAGGCCGATATCGATCGGGTTCTCGGCTTCGCCATCCCCAGCCGCAATGCGCGTGGCCGTGTGGCCCGCGTCGGCGGTGTGCTCGATCAGGTCCTCTCGGCGCATGGCTATCCGCCCGCGATCGAAAAGGTGCTGGCCGAGGCGCTGGCGCTCACCGCGCTGCTCGGCTCGACGCTGAAGGACGAAGGCGGCCAGATGACGCTGCAGGCGCAGACCGAAGACGGCGTGATCGATCTCCTCGTCTGCGATTACCGCGCCGGCGAACTGCGCGGCTATGTGAAGTTCGACGAGGAACGCGTCGCCAGCGTTCCGGCCGACCCCATCCTCGCCGATCTGTTCGGCAAGGGCTATCTTGCTGTTACCTTCGATCAGGCGGTTTCGGGCGAACGCTATCAGGGCATCGTCCCGCTTGAAGGCGCATCGCTGGCCGAAGCGGCGCAGAATTATTTCTGCCAGTCCGAACAGATCCCGACGGTCATCCGTCTCGGCACCGTGCAGAGCGGCGCCGAAGGCTGCCGTGCGGGCGGGCTGATGCTGCAATATCTTCCCGAAGGCGAAGAGGGGCGCGAACGCCTGAGCATCCGGCAGGAGCATCCCGAATGGGATCATGTCCGCATGCTGGGTGAGACGACCAGTGTCGAGGAAATGACCGATCCGGCGCTGCCGCTTGAAACGCTGATCTGGCGGCTGTTCAACGAGGAAGAGGAAGTGCGCGTGCTGGGTGGCCCGGTGCTGACGCGCGGCTGCCGCTGCGATCCGGTCTATATCGGCAATGTGCTGGCCAAGTTCCCCGAGGAAGAACGCGTCGAAATGGCCGATGCGGATGGTTTTATCCGTGTGGATTGCGCGTTCTGCGCGCGCAATTTCCCGATTCCGGCGCGCAGCGTCGCGGCCTGA
- the queC gene encoding 7-cyano-7-deazaguanine synthase QueC yields MDITENKGARRAVVLLSGGLDSMVCAGLAKEAGFNVLALTIDYNQRHRVELDAAARIARHIGVERHIVLPLDLRGFGGSALTDDIDVPKSGVEEDDIPVTYVPARNTIFLSVALGWAEAAGARDIYVGVNALDYSGYPDCRPEFIAGFEKLAELATKAGVNGEPFKFRAPLQYMGKAEIAKEAARLGLDSGMSWSCYDPTPEGKPCGGCDSCRLRAKGFEEAGLVDGAVA; encoded by the coding sequence ATGGACATTACCGAAAACAAGGGCGCACGGCGCGCCGTGGTGCTGCTCTCGGGCGGGCTGGACTCGATGGTCTGCGCCGGGCTGGCCAAGGAAGCGGGCTTCAATGTGCTCGCGCTCACGATCGACTATAATCAGCGGCACCGTGTCGAGCTGGACGCTGCTGCGCGTATCGCCAGGCATATCGGCGTCGAACGCCATATCGTTCTCCCGCTCGATCTGCGCGGCTTTGGCGGGTCGGCGCTGACCGACGATATCGATGTGCCCAAGAGCGGGGTCGAGGAAGACGATATTCCCGTCACCTATGTGCCCGCGCGCAACACGATCTTCCTGTCGGTCGCGCTGGGCTGGGCCGAGGCGGCGGGCGCGCGCGACATCTATGTCGGCGTCAACGCGCTCGATTATTCGGGCTATCCCGATTGCCGTCCCGAATTCATCGCGGGCTTTGAAAAGCTGGCGGAACTGGCCACCAAGGCCGGTGTGAACGGAGAGCCGTTCAAGTTCCGCGCGCCGCTGCAATATATGGGCAAGGCCGAGATCGCGAAGGAAGCCGCGCGGCTGGGGCTGGATAGCGGCATGAGCTGGTCCTGCTACGATCCCACGCCCGAGGGCAAGCCCTGTGGCGGGTGCGACAGCTGTCGCCTGCGCGCCAAGGGGTTCGAGGAAGCCGGGCTGGTGGACGGCGCCGTCGCATGA
- the queE gene encoding 7-carboxy-7-deazaguanine synthase, which produces MTYAVKEMFLTLQGEGRQAGRRAVFLRFAGCNLWSGREQDRATADCRFCDTDFVGTDGTGGGKFPEAADLARAVAALWGEDRSLAYIVCTGGEPLLQVDAPLIDALHAEGFTIAVETNGTLPAPAGIDWICVSPKAETDIVQRQGNELKLVWPQPGSDVDAMEGWAFDHFLVQPMDDVRGQANVEAAIDFAMTRPKWHLSLQAHKALGLR; this is translated from the coding sequence ATGACCTATGCCGTCAAGGAAATGTTCCTGACGCTGCAGGGGGAAGGGCGGCAGGCCGGTCGCCGCGCCGTCTTCCTGCGCTTTGCCGGGTGCAACCTCTGGTCGGGGCGCGAGCAGGACCGCGCCACGGCCGATTGTCGCTTCTGCGATACCGATTTCGTCGGCACCGATGGCACGGGGGGCGGCAAGTTTCCCGAGGCCGCCGATCTGGCGCGCGCGGTGGCGGCACTGTGGGGCGAGGACCGTAGCTTGGCCTATATCGTCTGCACGGGGGGCGAACCGCTGTTGCAGGTCGATGCGCCCCTTATCGATGCGCTGCACGCCGAAGGCTTTACCATCGCGGTTGAAACCAATGGCACGCTGCCCGCGCCCGCAGGGATCGACTGGATCTGCGTCAGCCCCAAGGCGGAGACGGACATCGTCCAGCGCCAGGGCAATGAACTGAAGCTCGTCTGGCCGCAGCCGGGCAGCGATGTCGATGCGATGGAGGGCTGGGCCTTCGACCATTTCCTCGTCCAGCCGATGGACGATGTGCGCGGTCAGGCCAATGTCGAGGCCGCGATCGATTTCGCGATGACGCGGCCCAAATGGCATTTGTCGCTTCAGGCGCACAAGGCGCTTGGCCTGCGCTGA